From the Hyphomicrobium sp. ghe19 genome, one window contains:
- a CDS encoding polymer-forming cytoskeletal protein, producing the protein MIERKPGNIGRTLSIPRTATIEGGVDYPGPVVIDGTVLGDVNCLSLIVTERGVIEGTIKSEEVTVMGEVTGEIFANLLTLKAACSVNADIVHKRLLLENGSFFEGKSRRHTDPLRLL; encoded by the coding sequence ATGATCGAGCGAAAGCCGGGAAACATCGGCCGCACGCTTTCCATTCCACGCACCGCGACGATTGAAGGCGGCGTAGATTACCCTGGACCCGTCGTCATCGATGGGACCGTCCTCGGCGACGTTAATTGCCTCTCGCTCATTGTCACAGAACGCGGCGTGATCGAAGGAACGATCAAATCCGAGGAAGTGACCGTGATGGGCGAGGTTACGGGCGAGATTTTCGCAAACCTGCTGACGCTCAAGGCCGCCTGCTCGGTCAACGCTGACATCGTGCACAAGCGGCTATTGCTGGAAAACGGCTCGTTCTTTGAAGGCAAATCGCGCCGCCACACCGACCCGCTGCGATTGCTATAG